From a single Capsicum annuum cultivar UCD-10X-F1 chromosome 12, UCD10Xv1.1, whole genome shotgun sequence genomic region:
- the LOC107851803 gene encoding protein LURP-one-related 11, translated as MAKIHPETLKHSSSNSFSFPCYVTSTRETFTILMKSLVYHGNGCTVFNSKGEIIFRVDNYQERNSNEVFLMDLCGQVLFSIKKEKLRLLGRWSGYLSGGFKGKPWFQVRRNWKFSRGNVICNVNLGCEKSFESCYKIQQIDKKSAFRVSNNVGQLVAEVKQKQSSRGFGYGDDVLTLEVEPQVDYSFIVALVTICGLIKRKL; from the exons atGGCCAAAATTCATCCAGAAACACTCAAGCACTCTTCTTCTAATTCATTTTCCTTTCCTTGTTATGTGACATCCACAAGAGAAACATTTACTATATTGATGAAGTCCCTAGTATACCATGGGAATGGTTGCACTGTCTTTAATTCTAAAGGTGAAATTATTTTCAGAGTTGACAATTACCAAGAACGAAATAGCAATGAAGTGTTCCTCATGGATCTTTGTGGACAAGTTCTCTTCTCCattaaaaaagag aaACTAAGATTACTTGGTCGTTGGAGTGGATATTTAAGTGGTGGATTTAAAGGGAAGCCATGGTTTCAAGTGAGAAGAAATTGGAAGTTTTCAAGAGGAAACGTTATTTGTAATGTAAATTTGGGGTGTGAAAAATCTTTTGAAAGTTGCTACAAAATTCAGCAAATCGACAAAAAATCAGCATTTCGAGTTTCAAATAATGTTGGTCAACTTGTTGCAGAG GTAAAACAAAAACAATCATCAAGAGGATTTGGATATGGTGATGATGTGCTAACTCTAGAAGTGGAACCTCAAGTAGATTATTCATTTATTGTGGCTCTTGTGACAATATGTGGTTTGATCAAACGCAAATTATAA